In Chitinophagales bacterium, a single genomic region encodes these proteins:
- a CDS encoding spondin domain-containing protein — protein sequence MKKNIFFILFIVLLTSCKKEKTDLFSVVYEVEFISTWSANTHPTDFPANAHFSPFVAVSHLTGAQLFTVGLNASEGIKEMAETGATNKLENEITQWLNGSIAVDKAVGNTFNSPGNSNKVQIGVREGYHTITAVSMVAPSPDWFVATQTALYDAADGMWYDEVISNVAAYDAGTDSGNTFAATDTATTPVASINFISTGPLSEGQDTVANMGYFKFVRVQ from the coding sequence ATGAAAAAAAACATTTTTTTTATACTGTTTATTGTCTTGCTTACTTCATGTAAAAAAGAAAAAACAGATTTATTTTCTGTAGTGTATGAAGTGGAGTTTATTAGTACGTGGAGTGCCAATACTCACCCTACAGATTTTCCTGCAAATGCACATTTTTCTCCATTTGTAGCTGTTTCTCATTTAACAGGAGCTCAATTATTTACAGTAGGGTTAAATGCAAGTGAGGGTATAAAAGAAATGGCAGAAACAGGAGCTACTAACAAGTTAGAAAATGAAATAACTCAGTGGCTTAACGGCTCAATAGCAGTAGATAAAGCGGTAGGAAATACTTTTAATAGCCCCGGTAATAGCAATAAAGTGCAAATAGGTGTAAGAGAAGGATACCATACCATAACAGCTGTGAGCATGGTGGCTCCCAGCCCCGATTGGTTTGTGGCTACCCAAACGGCTCTGTACGATGCTGCTGACGGTATGTGGTATGATGAGGTAATAAGCAACGTAGCCGCTTATGATGCTGGTACAGATAGTGGAAATACCTTTGCCGCTACAGATACTGCCACTACACCCGTAGCATCTATAAATTTTATTAGTACAGGTCCACTATCTGAAGGTCAAGACACGGTGGCAAACATGGGATATTTTAAGTTTGTAAGAGTTCAGTAA
- a CDS encoding PrsW family intramembrane metalloprotease gives MVLLGLALAPVVFIASYIYLKDKYDREPLKHLFISFILGALSTFPAAIIEFSLGSYFPENRMHIPTTIIHAFLIVALTEEFVKWVVLKFYAYRQKEFNEPFDGIVYGVMVSLGFAALENIIYVYQGGFHVALLRMFTAVPAHASFGVMMGYYFGLAWMHKDKAWQYKLRGLIIATVLHGIYDFFLFQENYPAFMFFSFLGLIISIRLSRKAIIKHQLVSPFHPNNKTDNDNNIV, from the coding sequence ATGGTTTTACTTGGATTAGCTCTTGCTCCTGTTGTTTTTATAGCAAGTTATATTTACTTAAAAGACAAATATGATAGAGAGCCACTTAAACACTTGTTTATCAGTTTTATATTGGGAGCTTTAAGCACCTTTCCTGCCGCCATTATTGAGTTTTCTTTAGGAAGCTATTTCCCCGAAAACCGAATGCATATTCCTACAACTATTATTCATGCGTTTTTGATAGTAGCACTAACGGAAGAATTTGTAAAGTGGGTTGTGCTAAAATTTTATGCCTATAGGCAAAAAGAGTTTAATGAACCTTTTGACGGTATAGTATATGGCGTAATGGTAAGTTTAGGTTTTGCTGCCTTAGAAAATATAATTTATGTTTATCAGGGCGGTTTTCATGTGGCTCTTTTACGTATGTTTACGGCTGTACCGGCACATGCCAGTTTTGGTGTAATGATGGGCTACTATTTTGGCTTGGCATGGATGCATAAAGATAAAGCATGGCAATACAAACTAAGAGGCTTAATTATTGCCACCGTATTACATGGTATTTATGATTTTTTCTTGTTTCAAGAAAACTATCCCGCTTTTATGTTTTTCTCCTTTTTAGGTTTAATTATTAGTATCAGATTAAGCAGAAAAGCTATAATAAAACATCAATTGGTTTCTCCATTTCATCCAAATAACAAAACAGACAATGACAACAATATTGTATAA
- a CDS encoding YdcF family protein, which produces MIKKWFKYSLLFIFLFVAFSSCVSVYIIPNKQFNYAKNHSPFDAIIVPGIPYNEAEGWDSIMKMRVLWSVYLYKQGLTKNIIYSGSSVYTPYYESKIMRLYAIKLGVDSNHIYTESEAKHGVENLYYSYKMGREMGFENLAVATDPGQNLQIAYYGKPMASFVDFIPAIFSKISFSGSDTIHINPQSAYNSNYEPYIENLSIKERLKRSAGKTGTKQKMTEYLKQERAKNAK; this is translated from the coding sequence ATGATAAAAAAATGGTTTAAATATTCATTGCTGTTTATTTTTTTGTTCGTTGCATTTTCATCGTGTGTTTCGGTGTATATAATTCCCAATAAGCAGTTTAACTACGCCAAAAACCATAGCCCTTTTGATGCCATAATAGTGCCGGGTATTCCATATAATGAAGCAGAAGGCTGGGATTCCATTATGAAAATGCGAGTGCTTTGGAGTGTTTATTTATATAAGCAAGGGCTAACTAAAAATATTATTTATTCGGGTTCTTCGGTTTATACGCCATATTACGAAAGTAAAATAATGCGGTTATATGCCATTAAACTGGGAGTAGATTCTAACCATATTTATACAGAAAGCGAAGCCAAACACGGGGTAGAAAATCTGTATTATTCTTATAAAATGGGAAGAGAAATGGGTTTTGAAAACCTGGCAGTAGCTACCGACCCTGGGCAAAATTTACAGATAGCTTATTATGGCAAGCCCATGGCATCTTTTGTAGATTTTATACCGGCAATATTCAGTAAAATTTCTTTTTCCGGTAGCGATACCATTCATATTAATCCTCAATCTGCTTATAATAGTAATTATGAACCGTACATAGAAAATCTATCTATAAAAGAGCGACTTAAACGTTCAGCAGGCAAAACAGGCACTAAGCAAAAAATGACGGAATATTTGAAACAAGAACGAGCAAAAAATGCTAAGTAA
- the gmk gene encoding guanylate kinase, whose amino-acid sequence MQKAIIITAPSGAGKTTLVKKLLQERSDLAFSVSACTRHKRENEVEGKDYYFITPQQFQQKIKEGAFAEWEEVYENMYYGTLMSEIERIWADNKTVIFDIDVKGALSLKKKLGSKALAVFIAPPSVKVLKSRLENRGTENQQTLQKRVDKALYEMKYKEAMDTFVINDNLEEAFQQLSIKVDAFIHLDE is encoded by the coding sequence ATGCAAAAAGCTATAATCATTACAGCCCCCAGCGGTGCAGGCAAAACTACATTAGTTAAAAAATTATTGCAAGAAAGAAGTGATTTGGCATTTTCTGTTTCGGCATGTACAAGACATAAAAGAGAAAATGAGGTAGAAGGAAAAGATTATTATTTTATCACTCCGCAGCAGTTTCAGCAAAAGATAAAAGAAGGAGCTTTTGCCGAGTGGGAAGAAGTGTATGAAAATATGTATTACGGCACTTTAATGAGTGAGATAGAAAGAATATGGGCAGATAATAAAACCGTAATTTTTGATATAGATGTAAAAGGAGCATTAAGTTTAAAGAAGAAATTGGGTAGTAAGGCATTAGCTGTTTTTATAGCTCCACCCAGTGTAAAAGTTTTAAAATCAAGATTAGAAAACAGAGGCACAGAAAACCAACAAACCCTGCAAAAAAGAGTAGATAAAGCCCTTTATGAGATGAAATATAAAGAAGCAATGGATACTTTTGTAATTAACGACAATTTAGAGGAAGCATTTCAGCAATTATCTATAAAAGTGGATGCGTTTATCCATTTAGATGAATAG
- a CDS encoding DMT family transporter gives MPKNIFAHLAIITANVFYAANYTVAKWVMPKYIKPFGFIFIRVAGAVLFFWLISIFIKEDKLETKDFIRLFFCGIFGVAINQLFFFKGLDLTTPVNASLMMITTPIMVVVIAILAKKEMFTWLKTFGILLGATGAFLLLLGKEFSFNSSTSLGNFFVFINAVSYSIYLTIVKPLMNKYKPIQIVKWVFLFGFIPVFFVSFPEFKAIEWHTFETNTWLSLFFVVFAVTCLAYLFNIYALSIVNPSVVGIYIYLQPLLATFFAILMKADTLNWIKISAAALICLGVYFVSFHKNKKLINA, from the coding sequence ATGCCCAAAAATATTTTTGCTCATTTAGCCATAATAACTGCCAATGTATTTTATGCTGCCAACTATACTGTGGCTAAGTGGGTAATGCCAAAATATATTAAACCATTCGGTTTTATTTTTATTCGGGTGGCAGGTGCTGTTTTGTTTTTTTGGTTGATTTCTATTTTTATAAAAGAAGATAAATTAGAAACCAAAGATTTCATCCGCTTATTTTTTTGCGGTATTTTTGGTGTAGCCATTAACCAGTTGTTTTTCTTTAAAGGTTTAGATTTAACTACGCCTGTTAACGCCTCTCTTATGATGATAACTACGCCTATTATGGTAGTAGTAATTGCTATTTTGGCTAAAAAAGAAATGTTTACATGGTTAAAAACTTTTGGAATTTTGTTGGGAGCTACAGGTGCATTTTTGCTATTGTTAGGCAAAGAGTTTTCTTTTAATTCATCTACCAGTTTAGGCAATTTTTTTGTGTTTATTAATGCCGTATCTTACAGTATATATTTAACTATAGTAAAACCATTAATGAACAAATACAAACCCATACAAATAGTTAAATGGGTTTTTCTATTTGGTTTTATTCCCGTGTTTTTTGTAAGCTTCCCGGAGTTTAAAGCTATAGAATGGCACACTTTTGAAACAAACACCTGGCTTTCTTTATTTTTTGTGGTATTTGCCGTTACGTGCTTAGCATATTTGTTTAATATTTATGCTTTAAGTATAGTTAATCCTTCTGTAGTAGGTATTTATATATATTTGCAACCATTATTGGCAACTTTTTTTGCTATTTTAATGAAAGCAGATACTTTAAATTGGATTAAAATAAGTGCTGCGGCATTAATTTGCTTAGGAGTATATTTTGTAAGTTTTCATAAAAACAAAAAATTAATTAACGCATGA
- the recQ gene encoding DNA helicase RecQ, which translates to MPETLRTNLKDALKNNFGFDSFKGRQEEIITSLLEGNDTVVIMPTGGGKSLCYQLPALVSEGTALVISPLIALMKNQVDLIRGYASDDTIAHFFNSSLNKSEKIQVLSDVESGKTKMLYIAPETLTKEETLEFFKSITVSFVAVDEAHCISEWGHDFRPEYRNIRDMIEIIGDNIPIIALTATATPKVQSDILKTLKLEEPSIFIDSFNREKLYYEIRPKKNDEATLKNIVGFIRNKPNKSGIIYTINRKSTEKIAEMLNVNGISAKPYHAGLDGKIRTTTQDDFLMERINVVVATIAFGMGIDKPDIRFVIHYDLPKSLENYYQETGRAGRDGLGGDCICYYNYKDVTKLEHLFKDKPVAERERNMQLIDETLAFIESSVCRRKFILHYFGEQYEEENCGYCDNCKNPKEKIEVKKELKIILEGIRDTRENFDIQYLMKFFKGVKSNEIMEYGHEKLPQYGAFKGQDDQFTQGIIRQALIAGYIWKDIEQYGVIMLKDKGREFIENPTSFSFTKNHDYKADSETVVSAGSGGEAVLDEVLLKILKDLRKKVANEHNLPPYVIFQDASLEDMALLYPISIEEFANIQGVSKGKAMRYGQKFSEAIKKYVQENEIERPDDFVMRTMANKSSDKIKIIQAIDKKLPLKDLAKSLNLNRQELLDEIETIVNSGTKLNISYAVEEALDEDLAEEIYDYFKESETDDLSTALEEFEGEDIDLEEIQIVRIKFMSENAN; encoded by the coding sequence ATGCCAGAAACTCTTAGAACAAACCTTAAAGATGCTTTAAAAAACAATTTTGGATTTGATAGTTTTAAAGGACGTCAAGAAGAAATAATAACAAGCCTTTTAGAAGGAAACGATACCGTAGTAATAATGCCTACCGGTGGTGGAAAATCGTTGTGCTATCAGCTACCTGCTTTGGTTAGTGAAGGAACAGCTTTAGTTATTTCTCCGCTAATAGCATTAATGAAAAACCAAGTGGATTTAATACGTGGCTATGCCAGCGATGACACCATAGCTCATTTTTTTAATTCTTCATTAAATAAATCTGAAAAAATACAAGTATTAAGTGATGTAGAATCGGGTAAAACCAAAATGCTATACATTGCTCCCGAAACACTTACAAAAGAAGAAACTTTAGAGTTTTTTAAAAGCATTACCGTTTCTTTTGTAGCAGTAGATGAAGCACATTGTATATCGGAATGGGGACACGATTTTAGACCGGAATACAGAAATATTAGAGATATGATAGAAATAATAGGAGATAATATTCCTATTATTGCCCTTACTGCTACGGCTACACCCAAAGTACAGTCCGATATTTTGAAAACATTAAAATTAGAAGAGCCCAGTATATTTATAGACTCTTTTAATAGAGAAAAGTTGTATTATGAAATTCGTCCTAAAAAGAATGACGAAGCAACCTTAAAAAATATAGTAGGATTTATAAGAAACAAACCCAACAAAAGCGGTATTATTTATACTATAAATAGAAAATCTACTGAAAAAATAGCTGAAATGCTAAATGTAAACGGAATAAGTGCTAAGCCTTATCACGCTGGTTTAGATGGTAAAATAAGAACAACCACTCAAGATGATTTTTTAATGGAGCGGATTAATGTAGTAGTTGCCACCATTGCCTTTGGTATGGGAATAGATAAGCCGGATATTCGTTTTGTAATTCATTATGATTTGCCTAAAAGTTTAGAAAATTACTATCAAGAAACAGGAAGAGCAGGAAGAGATGGACTTGGGGGCGACTGTATATGCTACTACAACTATAAAGATGTTACCAAATTAGAACATCTTTTTAAAGATAAACCCGTAGCAGAACGCGAACGAAATATGCAGTTGATAGATGAAACTTTAGCTTTTATAGAATCTTCGGTTTGTAGAAGAAAATTTATTTTACATTACTTTGGCGAGCAATACGAAGAAGAAAACTGTGGATACTGTGATAACTGCAAAAACCCTAAAGAGAAAATAGAGGTTAAAAAAGAATTAAAAATTATACTTGAAGGCATTAGAGATACTAGAGAAAACTTTGATATTCAATATCTTATGAAGTTTTTTAAAGGTGTAAAATCTAATGAGATAATGGAGTACGGGCATGAAAAACTACCACAATATGGTGCTTTTAAGGGGCAAGACGACCAGTTTACGCAAGGTATCATTCGTCAGGCATTAATAGCCGGTTATATATGGAAAGATATAGAACAATATGGCGTAATAATGCTAAAAGACAAAGGGCGAGAGTTTATAGAAAACCCAACATCTTTTAGTTTTACAAAAAATCATGATTATAAAGCCGATTCTGAAACGGTAGTTAGTGCCGGAAGCGGAGGAGAAGCCGTACTTGACGAAGTGTTGCTTAAAATTTTGAAAGATTTGCGTAAAAAAGTAGCAAATGAGCATAATTTGCCGCCTTATGTTATTTTTCAAGATGCTTCTTTAGAAGATATGGCACTTTTATATCCTATAAGTATAGAAGAATTTGCCAATATTCAAGGAGTAAGTAAAGGTAAAGCCATGCGATATGGGCAAAAATTTTCTGAAGCTATAAAAAAGTACGTGCAAGAAAATGAAATAGAACGCCCCGATGATTTTGTAATGCGAACAATGGCAAATAAATCAAGCGATAAAATAAAAATAATACAAGCAATAGATAAAAAATTGCCACTTAAAGATTTAGCTAAAAGTTTAAACCTTAATCGCCAAGAATTATTAGACGAAATAGAAACTATTGTTAATTCAGGCACTAAATTAAATATTTCTTATGCCGTAGAAGAAGCATTAGACGAAGACCTTGCAGAAGAGATATATGATTATTTTAAAGAAAGTGAAACAGACGATTTAAGTACCGCATTAGAAGAATTTGAAGGAGAAGATATTGACTTAGAAGAAATACAAATAGTGCGTATTAAATTTATGAGCGAAAACGCTAATTAA
- a CDS encoding mannose-1-phosphate guanylyltransferase encodes MNNNTYVAIMAGGIGSRFWPYSRIDKPKQFLDVLNTGQSLLQLTFERFSKLCPLENIYIVTNEDYVNLVKEQLPEVNDSQILAEPIRRNTAPCVAYVCQKIHYLNENANIIVTPSDHIILKEGKFTEIIDQALNFVEKNEVLLTLGIKPTRADTGYGYIQREENEIDGIFKVKAFTEKPDKELAKTFYKSGDFLWNSGTFIWKSKTIIEAFKTYLPEVYDAIDSCKNDFFTENESKAISVAYTQCTSISIDYGIMEKADNVYVIPANFGWSDIGTWTSLYDVYEKDYLKNAVKGKLVHIYDSADNMIVADDKKLVVVNGLKDYCVIDTDDVLMIFKKDREQEVKKITNDLKNNKLDKFL; translated from the coding sequence ATTAACAATAACACTTATGTGGCTATTATGGCAGGGGGAATTGGTAGTCGGTTTTGGCCTTATAGTAGAATAGATAAACCCAAGCAATTTTTAGATGTTTTAAATACAGGACAATCTCTTTTGCAACTTACTTTTGAAAGATTTAGCAAACTATGCCCTTTAGAAAATATTTATATAGTTACTAATGAAGATTATGTAAACTTAGTAAAAGAACAACTTCCCGAAGTGAACGACAGCCAAATACTGGCAGAACCTATTAGAAGAAATACCGCTCCTTGTGTGGCTTATGTGTGTCAAAAAATACATTATTTAAACGAAAATGCTAATATAATTGTAACTCCTTCTGACCATATTATACTTAAAGAAGGAAAGTTTACTGAAATTATTGACCAAGCTTTAAATTTTGTAGAAAAAAATGAGGTTTTGCTTACTTTGGGTATTAAACCCACCAGAGCAGATACCGGCTATGGCTATATACAAAGAGAAGAAAATGAAATAGACGGTATATTTAAGGTAAAAGCATTTACCGAAAAACCGGATAAAGAATTGGCTAAGACCTTTTATAAAAGTGGCGATTTTTTATGGAACTCCGGTACTTTTATTTGGAAATCTAAAACTATAATTGAAGCATTTAAAACTTATTTGCCTGAAGTTTATGACGCTATAGATAGTTGCAAAAACGACTTTTTTACTGAAAATGAATCAAAAGCTATTTCTGTGGCTTATACGCAGTGCACCAGCATTTCTATTGACTATGGCATTATGGAAAAAGCTGATAATGTGTATGTTATACCTGCTAATTTTGGCTGGAGCGATATTGGTACATGGACCTCACTTTATGATGTTTATGAAAAAGACTACTTAAAAAATGCTGTAAAAGGAAAATTGGTACACATATATGATAGTGCCGATAATATGATAGTGGCAGATGATAAAAAGCTGGTAGTAGTAAATGGACTAAAAGATTACTGCGTTATTGATACCGATGATGTGCTTATGATATTTAAAAAAGACCGAGAGCAAGAGGTTAAAAAAATAACTAATGATTTGAAAAACAATAAGTTAGATAAGTTTTTGTAA
- a CDS encoding carboxypeptidase-like regulatory domain-containing protein has translation MKQKLFALFGLIFCLTFAFSQTKFSGKVTDKETGETLPFVTIQTQPGAGGATTDLAGNFTVSSTTAIKALVFNFIGYETFTYKTQGYNENNLNIQLKPTGIQIEETVVKVKRKKMKIPKDTAAVSLQQLIVDNKDNNRPKSFSSYHFKEHTKIEFDYYNFKDKLTQLKILKPLSVAFDYIDTTENEVKYLPMLLQEKLSEHYYNQNPQKEKIKDLGQYMTGVQNVSAMVILDDIFENFDLYDNIIIAGGKSFTSPFSTTGLLTYRYYLTDTITENGKDYYQLSFYPKSQESISFLGYSLIDPKTYAIKYIEFKVPEKANLNFVSEFVVSQSFEEVEPSKWMLKAEFIQIALNPISRKKGRQIMVRKNMERGEIEVNKNYPDSIFEGEKQEVADSLKNRTRDWWTENRVQALNETEAGILTMSDSIERTGMYKTLKWFGHLGSTAFLKAGPVEFGRFYQFVSWNNVEGVRPKLGLRTNEDFHENLQLWGYLAYGIKDKQFKSFANVRVMLPRENRKWHVLELNYKKDFTFLGQDYEDQQFAHDNIFLALLRRGPLEKIIMMENFTLTYEREWVKGYTTQIKLGPKAFYAVPGVFDFEKNNADGTTEFVEKINVAEISINQHFGFGQTFYENKYYRFPGFSKKPVIDLDYTVALKNILGSDYNYHKLELKYYHRLSSKIGYTHLNANAGKIFGKLPYTLMFIPMANQSFYFNGRAYQLMNEFEFVADEYASLWIEHHFDGAIFNKIPGINKLKLRSLISAKGLIGNAKKANINEFKLPAEMSTLENWYVEVGFGIENILQMLRFDFYWRLTQRDKPGVQKFGVKFAVTPKL, from the coding sequence ATGAAACAGAAGCTATTCGCCTTATTTGGTTTAATATTTTGCTTAACTTTTGCTTTTTCACAAACTAAATTTTCTGGAAAAGTAACGGATAAAGAAACAGGCGAAACGCTACCATTTGTTACCATACAAACTCAGCCGGGAGCAGGTGGAGCTACTACAGATTTAGCTGGCAATTTTACGGTAAGTTCAACTACTGCTATAAAGGCATTAGTATTTAATTTTATAGGCTACGAAACTTTTACCTATAAAACACAAGGCTATAATGAAAATAACTTAAACATACAGCTAAAACCTACAGGCATACAAATAGAAGAAACGGTAGTAAAGGTAAAGCGTAAAAAAATGAAAATCCCCAAGGATACAGCCGCTGTTTCTTTGCAACAATTAATAGTTGACAATAAAGACAACAATCGCCCTAAATCTTTTTCATCATACCATTTTAAAGAGCACACAAAAATTGAGTTTGACTACTACAATTTTAAAGACAAACTAACCCAACTCAAAATTTTAAAACCCCTTTCCGTAGCATTTGACTATATAGATACCACAGAAAATGAAGTTAAATATCTTCCTATGCTTTTGCAGGAAAAGCTTAGTGAACATTACTACAATCAAAATCCACAGAAAGAAAAAATAAAAGATTTAGGGCAATATATGACCGGTGTACAAAACGTAAGTGCCATGGTTATTCTTGATGATATTTTTGAAAACTTTGATTTGTATGACAATATTATAATAGCAGGAGGAAAATCATTTACCAGTCCATTTTCTACCACGGGACTTTTAACTTACCGCTATTATTTAACAGACACCATTACAGAAAACGGCAAAGATTATTATCAACTTAGTTTTTACCCTAAAAGCCAAGAATCTATTTCATTTTTAGGCTATTCTTTAATAGACCCTAAAACTTACGCCATAAAATATATAGAATTTAAAGTGCCGGAAAAAGCAAATTTGAATTTCGTAAGCGAGTTTGTAGTTAGTCAATCTTTTGAAGAAGTAGAACCCAGCAAGTGGATGCTTAAAGCTGAGTTTATACAAATAGCCTTAAACCCTATAAGCAGAAAAAAGGGTAGGCAAATAATGGTGCGTAAAAATATGGAAAGGGGCGAAATAGAAGTAAATAAAAACTACCCCGATTCTATTTTTGAAGGAGAAAAGCAAGAAGTAGCCGATAGTCTTAAAAACCGAACAAGAGACTGGTGGACAGAAAACAGAGTGCAAGCTTTAAATGAAACAGAAGCAGGAATTTTAACTATGTCGGATAGTATAGAAAGAACGGGAATGTACAAAACGCTTAAATGGTTTGGTCATTTAGGTTCTACAGCTTTTTTAAAGGCCGGGCCTGTAGAGTTTGGTCGGTTTTATCAGTTTGTTAGTTGGAATAATGTAGAAGGTGTACGCCCAAAATTAGGACTGCGAACTAACGAAGATTTTCATGAAAACCTACAACTTTGGGGATATTTAGCTTATGGAATTAAAGATAAACAGTTTAAATCCTTTGCTAATGTTAGAGTGATGCTACCACGAGAAAATAGGAAATGGCACGTTTTAGAATTGAATTATAAAAAAGACTTTACCTTTTTAGGGCAAGATTATGAAGATCAACAATTTGCCCATGACAATATATTTTTGGCACTGCTAAGAAGAGGCCCGTTAGAAAAAATTATTATGATGGAAAACTTTACCCTTACTTACGAAAGAGAGTGGGTTAAAGGTTATACCACACAAATAAAATTGGGACCAAAAGCTTTTTATGCCGTTCCCGGAGTTTTTGATTTTGAAAAAAATAATGCAGATGGCACTACAGAATTTGTTGAAAAAATAAATGTGGCAGAAATAAGTATTAATCAGCATTTTGGTTTTGGACAAACATTTTATGAAAATAAATATTACCGATTTCCGGGGTTTTCAAAAAAGCCTGTAATAGATTTAGATTATACCGTAGCACTTAAAAATATATTGGGTAGTGATTATAATTATCATAAACTTGAATTAAAATACTACCATAGATTATCAAGCAAGATAGGATATACACACCTTAATGCTAATGCCGGAAAAATATTTGGAAAACTACCCTACACTTTAATGTTTATTCCTATGGCTAATCAAAGTTTTTATTTTAATGGAAGAGCCTATCAGCTTATGAATGAATTTGAATTTGTAGCAGACGAATATGCTTCTTTGTGGATTGAGCATCATTTTGACGGAGCTATATTTAACAAAATACCGGGCATAAACAAACTAAAATTAAGAAGCTTAATATCCGCCAAAGGATTAATAGGCAACGCTAAAAAAGCAAATATTAATGAATTTAAACTACCTGCCGAAATGAGTACTTTAGAAAATTGGTATGTAGAAGTGGGTTTTGGAATAGAAAATATACTGCAAATGTTGCGTTTTGATTTTTATTGGAGATTAACGCAACGCGATAAACCCGGTGTACAAAAATTTGGGGTAAAGTTTGCCGTTACACCAAAACTTTAG
- a CDS encoding YicC family protein, whose amino-acid sequence MIYSMTGFGKSDFKLKNKSFVIEIKTLNSKQTDMYFRLPALMQEMEIELRSIVSDILLRGKINVNISTADNTEIENYKIDTAVLNNYYEQIKGIINNKENVLNALLTLPNAVTSSQETLTDNDKKVVKEALKSACAEVMKFRLKEGKVLKEDLEKRIENITVAKADIEKLAPIRIEKIRAKIKDSLNSLKADVSYNEDRFEQELIYYIEKLDVTEEFVRLDAHTKHFLEEISNATVAKGKKLNFISQEIGREINTIGSKANDADIQKDVVQMKDELEKIKEQVNNIL is encoded by the coding sequence ATGATTTATTCAATGACAGGCTTTGGAAAAAGTGATTTTAAGCTTAAAAACAAAAGTTTTGTAATAGAAATTAAAACCCTTAACAGTAAGCAAACCGATATGTATTTTAGACTTCCGGCTTTAATGCAAGAAATGGAAATAGAGCTTAGAAGCATAGTGTCGGATATACTGCTAAGAGGAAAAATAAATGTAAATATATCTACTGCCGATAATACCGAAATAGAAAATTATAAAATAGATACAGCCGTACTTAATAATTATTATGAGCAAATAAAAGGAATAATAAACAATAAAGAAAATGTGCTAAATGCCTTGCTTACTTTGCCCAATGCGGTTACTTCAAGCCAAGAAACACTGACAGATAATGACAAAAAAGTGGTAAAAGAAGCTTTAAAAAGTGCTTGTGCAGAAGTAATGAAATTTAGACTTAAAGAGGGCAAAGTTTTAAAAGAAGATTTAGAAAAAAGAATAGAAAATATAACTGTAGCAAAGGCAGATATTGAAAAATTGGCACCTATAAGAATAGAGAAAATAAGAGCTAAAATAAAAGATAGTTTAAACAGCTTAAAAGCAGACGTAAGCTATAATGAAGACCGCTTTGAGCAGGAATTAATTTATTATATAGAAAAACTTGATGTTACAGAGGAGTTTGTTCGTTTAGATGCTCATACAAAGCATTTTTTAGAAGAAATATCTAATGCTACTGTGGCAAAAGGGAAAAAATTAAACTTTATCAGCCAAGAAATAGGGCGAGAAATAAACACCATAGGTAGCAAAGCTAATGATGCAGATATACAAAAAGATGTGGTGCAGATGAAAGATGAATTAGAAAAAATAAAAGAACAAGTAAATAATATTTTATAA
- a CDS encoding YcxB family protein: MFTKNFSYTHADIEQAFNLHYAKKYPIRSKLLLILGVLLLVLFLVFFVAKSMSSTLPQLKWLLLVMGLFYIGFYFFRKKSIVKRAMLNPTINQMESISINKEVLKLKGKNGEGDIAFSTITETEEDENSFLLYFTTSNFLIIPKRLLNAQELNELKSYLKK; this comes from the coding sequence ATGTTTACAAAAAACTTTTCTTACACACACGCAGATATAGAGCAAGCTTTCAATTTGCACTATGCAAAAAAATATCCCATAAGAAGTAAGTTGCTGTTAATTCTTGGCGTATTACTATTAGTTTTATTTCTTGTTTTTTTTGTGGCTAAAAGTATGTCTTCAACTTTGCCACAGCTTAAATGGTTGCTTTTAGTAATGGGCTTATTTTATATAGGTTTTTATTTTTTCAGAAAAAAATCAATAGTAAAAAGAGCCATGCTAAACCCTACAATAAACCAAATGGAAAGCATTAGTATAAACAAAGAAGTTTTAAAATTAAAAGGAAAAAATGGCGAAGGCGATATAGCTTTCAGTACTATTACTGAAACCGAAGAAGATGAAAACAGTTTTTTATTGTATTTCACTACAAGCAATTTTCTTATAATACCCAAAAGACTGTTAAATGCTCAGGAGCTTAATGAATTGAAAAGCTATTTAAAGAAGTAA